From Lysinibacillus sp. SGAir0095, the proteins below share one genomic window:
- a CDS encoding YpzG family protein — MDKKGILDPHSSKNHRNWAKPKIQKSQVNGKTEISLHNQILRTDAKARHY; from the coding sequence ATGGATAAGAAGGGTATATTAGATCCTCATTCTTCAAAGAATCACCGCAACTGGGCTAAGCCGAAGATTCAAAAATCTCAAGTGAATGGTAAAACGGAGATTTCACTCCATAACCAAATTTTGAGGACGGATGCTAAGGCTAGACATTATTAG
- a CDS encoding YunC family protein — MVSIEPLEINGHMFTAVTVRLPKTTLLTVSNENGYIMCGALDVGLLNSKLADRKIIAGRAVGVKTIEELLKAPLESVTHEAEKLGVVKGTIGEDALMMMI, encoded by the coding sequence ATGGTTTCGATAGAACCACTCGAAATAAACGGACACATGTTTACTGCTGTTACTGTACGGTTACCAAAAACAACACTATTAACTGTTTCAAACGAAAACGGCTATATTATGTGTGGGGCATTAGATGTTGGATTGTTAAATAGTAAATTAGCCGATCGTAAAATCATAGCTGGTCGTGCTGTAGGTGTGAAAACAATTGAAGAATTATTAAAAGCTCCACTAGAGTCCGTTACTCACGAGGCAGAAAAATTAGGAGTTGTAAAAGGAACAATTGGTGAAGACGCTTTAATGATGATGATTTAA
- a CDS encoding alpha/beta hydrolase yields the protein MLNISKVIISFMLFFSLGSTSTVLIRAQDHGVSSGETKQSNVDITITGEADEQLLDQLTNNLKAESEEEIDPDESIRGSAQYIDMDQFKKRYLNIPYTDTQNDRQQLDIVYPPIGNPPYKVIVALHGGGWSNGDRKSASIKTIQMAAQQGYVVINAGYRLTDEAKWPAQLHDVKAAIRFIRANAKEYRLDTRNIVVWGNSAGGHLASMLGATNGMVEMEDLSMGNSKASSEVQGVVSWYGISDISTLPDTSINIANKLLGFNVREKAEEAGVASPNQYVTKEYPPIFMIHGTNDRIVPFKQAVEFAKKINQVTGKKQASIKLHINATHGDNAIKNVTNVDETLNFIDKIMYTERKNPYRTKKYNEIKTTSEKSS from the coding sequence ATGCTAAACATTTCTAAAGTAATAATTAGTTTCATGCTTTTTTTTAGTTTAGGCAGTACTAGTACCGTTCTAATTCGCGCTCAAGATCATGGCGTCTCCTCAGGTGAAACCAAACAGTCAAATGTAGATATAACAATCACTGGTGAAGCAGATGAACAGCTTCTGGATCAACTTACTAATAATTTAAAGGCTGAGAGTGAAGAAGAAATCGATCCAGATGAATCCATTAGAGGATCAGCTCAATATATCGATATGGATCAATTTAAAAAAAGGTATCTTAATATACCTTATACTGATACTCAAAATGACAGACAACAATTAGACATAGTTTACCCACCAATAGGCAATCCACCCTATAAAGTAATTGTGGCACTTCACGGGGGTGGATGGTCAAACGGCGACCGCAAATCTGCATCCATAAAAACAATCCAAATGGCAGCACAACAAGGCTATGTCGTCATAAATGCAGGGTACCGATTAACTGACGAAGCAAAATGGCCAGCTCAGCTCCATGATGTAAAGGCAGCCATCCGCTTTATACGCGCGAATGCGAAAGAGTATCGATTAGACACGCGCAATATCGTTGTATGGGGAAATTCCGCTGGGGGACATTTGGCTAGTATGCTGGGTGCAACAAATGGAATGGTTGAGATGGAAGACCTTTCGATGGGGAACTCTAAAGCTTCCTCCGAAGTGCAAGGGGTAGTCTCCTGGTATGGGATTTCAGACATTTCAACACTACCAGACACTAGTATAAATATTGCAAATAAGCTTTTAGGTTTCAATGTTCGAGAAAAAGCAGAGGAGGCTGGTGTTGCTAGTCCAAACCAGTATGTAACGAAAGAGTACCCTCCGATTTTCATGATTCATGGCACAAACGATCGAATCGTTCCCTTTAAGCAAGCTGTAGAATTTGCAAAGAAAATTAATCAAGTAACAGGAAAAAAACAAGCATCAATAAAGCTTCATATTAATGCGACACATGGTGATAATGCGATTAAAAATGTAACAAATGTGGATGAAACATTAAACTTTATAGATAAAATCATGTACACAGAACGAAAAAACCCCTATCGAACTAAGAAATATAACGAAATAAAGACAACCTCCGAGAAATCATCTTAA
- a CDS encoding pyridoxamine 5'-phosphate oxidase family protein, with translation MRGTIHNKKREVTVEEAYEFLKQAQVAHVATIGEDGYPYVIPFVYVYEGGTKLYLHIGNLRESHFWENVKVNQKVSIEVCEMGDIVPGRKYACQSALGYMSVVLFGTIKHINQDAKKEWFYDRLWKKYGDPNWTFEKDGYPALPKTELFEVEIEKITGKFSDAIGH, from the coding sequence ATGAGGGGAACAATTCATAATAAAAAGAGAGAGGTAACAGTTGAGGAGGCTTACGAATTTTTAAAGCAGGCACAAGTAGCGCATGTGGCAACAATAGGTGAAGATGGTTATCCGTATGTGATCCCTTTTGTTTATGTTTACGAAGGGGGAACCAAACTTTACTTGCATATAGGAAATTTAAGAGAAAGTCATTTTTGGGAAAATGTAAAGGTGAATCAGAAAGTAAGCATTGAGGTATGTGAGATGGGGGATATTGTTCCGGGAAGAAAGTATGCTTGCCAATCGGCTTTAGGTTACATGAGTGTTGTCTTGTTTGGAACAATTAAGCATATTAATCAGGACGCAAAAAAAGAATGGTTTTATGACAGACTGTGGAAAAAGTATGGAGATCCTAACTGGACATTCGAAAAGGACGGATATCCTGCTTTACCGAAAACGGAATTATTTGAAGTAGAAATTGAAAAAATCACAGGGAAGTTTAGTGATGCAATAGGTCATTAG
- a CDS encoding phosphate-starvation-inducible protein PsiE, giving the protein MGNSVLKPNAKISPERESEALAIRNNLIIELLVSVLDEKLVIERHILRERLANLIELAKYDEELTETLHGVINKL; this is encoded by the coding sequence ATGGGTAATTCTGTTTTAAAACCAAATGCTAAAATTAGTCCAGAACGCGAAAGTGAAGCATTGGCTATTCGTAATAACTTAATTATTGAATTATTAGTTAGTGTATTAGACGAAAAATTAGTTATCGAACGCCATATTTTACGCGAGCGTTTAGCAAACCTTATTGAACTTGCTAAATATGACGAAGAGCTAACAGAAACTCTTCACGGTGTAATTAATAAATTATAA
- a CDS encoding YqhV family protein, which produces MVYVTSALLYMVLIRLLSGSLEVTVAGLMYKTHDLEKALALNSMLALVGPCVLIITTGLGVAGLGDKISFQKMICIFSGVLLILLSLKMK; this is translated from the coding sequence ATGGTGTATGTGACATCAGCGTTACTTTATATGGTGTTGATACGACTACTATCTGGAAGTCTAGAAGTCACAGTAGCTGGCCTAATGTATAAAACTCATGATTTAGAAAAAGCTTTAGCACTAAACTCCATGCTAGCTTTAGTTGGTCCCTGTGTACTGATAATTACAACAGGACTCGGCGTTGCTGGATTGGGTGATAAAATTTCTTTCCAAAAGATGATTTGCATATTTAGTGGTGTTTTATTAATTTTGTTAAGCCTAAAGATGAAATGA
- the corA gene encoding magnesium/cobalt transporter CorA, with the protein MINFIGITNDNHLEKNISINHAVLSDYRWFWVDFSEPSEEEIKHLSDTFHFHPLAIEDCVHEFQRPKLDYYKSYTFYVTHILREENEHIIKDELDFFVGESCIVTFHKVPSEEVSKVWSRFLAQESISGWDPYYIFYEILDKIVDNYFPLIYKIEDELEKMIENTNRKSMNHLMNELFETRNMLLNLLHSVNPMRDLLYRMLNSHHLNVNRIGERREYFSDIYDHLLKLSEMVMTNREVTADIRDSYLSLNSHQTNNVMKLLTIITSIFAPLTFIAGIYGMNFENMPELSWKYGYVFSLLSMVLIGAAMLLWFKKKGWFK; encoded by the coding sequence ATGATAAATTTTATAGGAATAACAAATGACAATCATTTAGAAAAAAACATCTCAATCAATCATGCTGTTTTATCGGACTATAGATGGTTTTGGGTGGATTTTAGTGAACCAAGTGAAGAAGAAATCAAACACCTCTCAGATACATTTCACTTCCATCCACTAGCAATTGAAGATTGTGTGCATGAGTTTCAGCGTCCTAAATTAGATTATTATAAAAGCTACACATTTTATGTAACGCACATTCTTAGAGAAGAAAATGAACACATTATTAAAGATGAACTGGATTTTTTTGTTGGTGAAAGTTGTATTGTTACCTTTCATAAAGTTCCTTCAGAAGAAGTTTCTAAAGTATGGAGTCGATTTTTAGCTCAAGAGTCTATATCCGGCTGGGATCCATATTATATCTTTTATGAAATATTAGATAAAATCGTTGATAATTACTTTCCATTAATCTATAAAATTGAAGATGAGTTAGAAAAGATGATTGAGAATACAAACAGGAAATCGATGAATCATCTCATGAATGAACTGTTTGAAACGAGAAATATGCTATTAAATCTCTTGCATTCCGTAAATCCGATGCGTGATTTGCTCTACCGCATGTTGAATTCTCATCACTTAAATGTGAATCGAATTGGAGAAAGAAGAGAATATTTTTCTGATATTTATGATCATCTTCTAAAGCTTTCTGAAATGGTCATGACAAATCGGGAAGTCACAGCAGATATCAGGGATAGTTACTTATCATTAAACTCCCATCAAACAAATAATGTCATGAAACTTCTAACCATTATCACATCCATCTTTGCACCACTAACCTTTATTGCTGGTATCTATGGGATGAATTTTGAGAATATGCCAGAGCTATCATGGAAATATGGGTATGTATTTTCGTTACTTTCAATGGTGTTAATCGGTGCGGCTATGTTACTTTGGTTCAAAAAGAAAGGTTGGTTTAAATAG
- a CDS encoding ABC transporter permease → MKDMTQMSTTEQFFFYMQENGFYVFSQFLDHFLISIYGVLLAAIIGIPLGILISKYGKLSSVVITLANIIQTIPALALMAILMLVLGLGKTTVIVTVFFYSLLPIIKNTYVGITTINKSVTDAGRGMGMTKVQVLYMVELPLSLSVIITGIRIALVVAIGITAIGAFIGAGGLGDIIIRGTNATDGTAIILAGALPTALMAIISDILLGIIERRLDPVKRQQKKLIATI, encoded by the coding sequence ATGAAAGATATGACACAAATGTCTACAACGGAGCAATTTTTCTTTTATATGCAGGAAAATGGCTTTTACGTATTTAGTCAGTTTTTAGATCACTTTTTAATTTCGATTTATGGTGTATTGCTAGCTGCAATCATTGGTATTCCACTGGGTATTCTCATTTCCAAATACGGAAAACTCTCTAGTGTAGTCATCACCTTAGCGAATATTATACAAACGATTCCAGCCCTAGCCCTAATGGCCATTTTAATGCTTGTATTGGGATTAGGGAAAACAACAGTTATTGTAACGGTATTCTTTTACTCATTGCTGCCTATTATCAAAAACACGTATGTGGGTATTACGACGATCAACAAAAGTGTCACAGATGCGGGTAGAGGTATGGGAATGACAAAGGTGCAAGTGTTATATATGGTTGAGCTGCCTTTATCGCTCTCAGTGATTATTACCGGGATTCGAATTGCCCTTGTAGTAGCAATTGGAATTACTGCCATTGGTGCATTTATTGGTGCAGGTGGTTTAGGAGATATTATTATTCGTGGTACTAACGCAACGGATGGAACAGCAATAATATTAGCAGGTGCCCTACCAACAGCCTTAATGGCCATCATATCAGACATTTTACTGGGGATTATTGAGCGACGATTAGATCCGGTAAAACGTCAGCAGAAGAAATTAATCGCAACAATATAA
- a CDS encoding osmoprotectant ABC transporter substrate-binding protein, which yields MRKRLLLMSVIILTLVISGCSLSGNKKNDSIKIASVVTTEGQILAYMMKYMIEHYTEEEAEVINNLGSSTVVHQAMVNGDANMSAVRYTGTDLTGALQAEPIKDADEALAFVQKEFAEKFDQTFFDSYGFENTYAFMVKKETAEKYNLQSLSDLASVAGELEAGVDTSWMNREGDGYKAFVETYGFDFSRTYPMQIGLVYDAVESGELDVVLGYTTDGRIASYDLVVLEDDLNFFPPYDASPFADTELLEQKPEVKNAVERLVGKIPTETMQELNFLADNNLIEPAVVAENFLKEHDYFSGGDE from the coding sequence ATGAGAAAAAGACTCCTTCTAATGAGTGTCATTATTTTAACTCTAGTCATTAGTGGATGTTCGCTATCTGGAAATAAGAAGAATGACTCGATTAAAATCGCCTCAGTTGTAACGACAGAGGGGCAAATATTAGCTTATATGATGAAATACATGATTGAGCATTATACAGAGGAAGAGGCCGAAGTCATTAATAATCTTGGTTCCAGTACAGTCGTCCATCAAGCGATGGTAAATGGTGATGCCAATATGTCAGCTGTTCGATATACAGGTACAGATTTAACCGGGGCATTACAGGCAGAACCGATAAAAGATGCAGATGAGGCATTAGCTTTTGTACAAAAGGAATTTGCGGAAAAATTTGATCAAACCTTTTTTGATTCATATGGGTTTGAAAATACCTACGCCTTTATGGTAAAGAAAGAAACTGCCGAAAAATATAATTTACAATCATTAAGTGATTTAGCCTCTGTAGCAGGTGAGCTTGAAGCGGGTGTGGATACATCTTGGATGAACCGAGAAGGGGATGGCTATAAAGCATTTGTTGAAACATATGGATTTGATTTTTCTCGTACCTATCCTATGCAAATCGGTTTAGTCTATGATGCAGTTGAGTCCGGAGAACTGGATGTAGTTTTGGGCTATACAACAGACGGCCGTATTGCATCCTATGATTTAGTTGTTTTAGAGGATGATTTAAATTTCTTCCCTCCATATGATGCGAGTCCATTTGCTGATACTGAGTTACTGGAGCAAAAACCGGAAGTCAAAAATGCAGTAGAACGACTTGTTGGGAAAATTCCTACCGAAACGATGCAGGAGTTAAACTTCTTGGCTGACAATAATTTAATCGAACCTGCTGTTGTAGCAGAAAACTTCTTGAAAGAACATGATTACTTTTCAGGAGGTGATGAGTAA
- a CDS encoding ABC transporter permease, with product MMSFFTENSSDILLKTWEHFYISIIALALGVIIAVPIGILLSKSKYISKIVLSITSVLQTVPSLALLAIMIPLFGVGKVPAVVALCIYSLLPILNNTFIGMHSVNANTKGAGIAMGMTTMQSVLLVELPLAIPVIMSGIRLSAVYVISWATLASYIGAGGLGDFIFNGLNLYQAELIVGGAVIVTLLALLADFLLSKLEKLVTPKGLKVEGSRAS from the coding sequence ATGATGTCCTTTTTCACTGAAAACAGCTCGGATATTCTTTTAAAAACTTGGGAGCATTTCTATATCTCTATAATCGCTTTAGCTTTAGGTGTGATTATTGCCGTTCCGATAGGAATCCTATTATCAAAATCAAAATATATATCAAAGATCGTATTAAGTATTACCAGTGTATTACAAACAGTACCATCCCTAGCCTTACTAGCTATAATGATTCCATTATTTGGGGTAGGAAAGGTACCAGCAGTTGTTGCATTATGTATTTATTCATTATTGCCAATTTTAAATAATACGTTTATTGGCATGCACTCAGTGAATGCCAATACCAAAGGTGCAGGGATTGCAATGGGGATGACGACGATGCAATCGGTATTGTTAGTAGAGCTGCCGTTAGCAATACCTGTGATTATGTCCGGAATCCGATTATCCGCAGTATATGTTATCTCTTGGGCAACGCTAGCTTCCTATATTGGTGCAGGTGGTCTGGGTGATTTTATCTTTAACGGTTTAAATTTATATCAAGCAGAACTCATTGTAGGTGGAGCAGTGATTGTTACCCTTTTAGCTTTGCTGGCTGACTTCCTATTATCAAAGCTAGAAAAACTGGTAACTCCAAAAGGCTTGAAAGTTGAAGGGAGTCGTGCTTCATGA
- a CDS encoding betaine/proline/choline family ABC transporter ATP-binding protein (Members of the family are the ATP-binding subunit of ABC transporters for substrates such as betaine, L-proline or other amino acids, choline, carnitine, etc. The substrate specificity is best determined from the substrate-binding subunit, rather than this subunit, as it interacts with the permease subunit and not with substrate directly.) → MLKIENLTKIYRGGKVAVDKLNLDIQEGEFIAFIGTSGSGKTTALRMINRMVEPTSGKMTLNGKDLTKMNAVTLRRSIGYVIQQIGLMPHMTIRDNITLVPQLLKWSKEKKDETARRLIELVNLPQSYLDYYPAQLSGGQQQRIGVLRALAANQDIILMDEPFGALDPITRDTLQDLIKDIQQRLKKTIIFVTHDMDEAIKLADRIAIMHEGKLIQFDTPDNILAAPANDFVKEFIGSHRLIQQKPNIKTVDEVMIKPISITIEKSLDEAIRLMVEKRVDTLFVTDGDNRLQGYLDVESFTGARKTKKSVSECYEKDVFYVKTGSKLQDSVRRILKRNLKNIPVVDEEHRLVGLVTRANIVDIVYDTIWGEEEPTASEKVHAGSESLKELISG, encoded by the coding sequence ATGTTGAAAATAGAGAATTTAACGAAAATCTATCGAGGCGGCAAAGTCGCTGTAGATAAGCTCAATCTTGATATTCAAGAAGGAGAGTTTATTGCTTTTATAGGTACAAGTGGAAGTGGTAAAACAACCGCACTAAGGATGATTAACCGAATGGTCGAACCAACAAGTGGAAAGATGACCTTGAATGGAAAAGACCTAACAAAGATGAATGCTGTTACTTTAAGAAGAAGTATTGGTTATGTCATTCAGCAGATTGGTTTAATGCCACATATGACGATACGAGATAATATCACGTTAGTTCCACAACTTTTAAAATGGTCGAAAGAGAAGAAGGACGAAACGGCTCGCCGTTTAATCGAACTTGTCAATTTACCGCAATCCTACTTAGATTATTACCCAGCTCAACTTTCAGGGGGGCAACAACAACGTATTGGTGTTTTACGAGCACTTGCTGCAAACCAAGACATTATATTAATGGATGAACCATTTGGTGCTCTTGACCCTATTACCCGGGATACACTTCAAGATTTGATTAAAGATATTCAACAGCGACTGAAAAAGACAATTATTTTCGTTACCCATGATATGGATGAAGCTATTAAACTGGCAGATAGAATCGCAATTATGCATGAAGGGAAATTAATTCAGTTTGATACCCCCGATAATATATTAGCAGCCCCGGCTAATGATTTTGTAAAAGAATTTATCGGTTCACATCGCCTCATTCAACAAAAACCAAATATTAAAACCGTTGATGAAGTAATGATTAAACCTATCTCCATAACAATTGAAAAGAGTCTTGATGAAGCCATCCGTTTAATGGTGGAAAAACGAGTCGATACGCTATTTGTAACTGATGGCGACAATCGACTGCAAGGATATTTAGATGTAGAAAGCTTTACTGGTGCGCGTAAGACGAAGAAAAGTGTTTCAGAATGCTATGAAAAAGATGTCTTCTACGTAAAAACTGGGTCTAAATTACAAGATTCTGTTCGCAGAATTTTAAAGCGTAACTTAAAAAATATCCCTGTTGTCGATGAGGAGCACCGCTTAGTAGGCTTAGTTACTCGTGCAAATATTGTTGATATCGTTTATGACACAATTTGGGGAGAAGAAGAGCCAACAGCTTCCGAAAAAGTGCATGCAGGTTCTGAAAGTTTGAAGGAGTTGATTAGTGGATGA
- a CDS encoding DUF2268 domain-containing protein, whose product MSVVHTLPIIYKLIEKSEHTGESLVDIHREMICNPLKEFFPQASTKEIQEELISRGLFGPHESAAISKNLLRLEHKKVWKTVQEEFDYLKNLWNGPDVPIFIYPLTKFRPVVDGTEVKKNGVSYNNVLFLFVTDDLETEELKALLAHEYHHICRLTSLDKSQHEIELLETLIIEGLAEFAVEELYGERWLSPWTKKYSQEECLKVWTKNFARALHIKGVDNHFPFLYGNEVEGLPKWIGYCIGYRIVLSFIENGGSREHERLFKTPSQKILKCSVFKA is encoded by the coding sequence ATGTCAGTCGTTCATACACTTCCGATAATTTATAAATTAATCGAAAAATCTGAACATACCGGAGAAAGTCTAGTAGATATTCATAGGGAGATGATTTGTAATCCTTTGAAAGAGTTTTTTCCACAAGCTTCAACAAAAGAAATTCAGGAAGAACTGATATCAAGAGGGTTATTTGGGCCACATGAGAGTGCTGCAATTAGTAAGAATTTGCTGAGGCTCGAACATAAAAAAGTATGGAAAACCGTACAGGAGGAGTTTGATTATCTTAAAAATTTATGGAATGGACCAGATGTGCCTATTTTTATTTATCCACTGACAAAATTTCGGCCTGTTGTCGACGGTACAGAAGTGAAGAAAAACGGTGTTTCATATAATAACGTGCTATTTTTATTTGTTACGGATGATTTAGAAACAGAGGAATTAAAAGCTTTGCTGGCGCATGAGTATCATCATATCTGTAGACTCACTAGCTTAGATAAATCTCAACACGAAATCGAGTTGCTGGAAACGTTGATAATCGAAGGATTAGCGGAATTTGCTGTTGAAGAGTTATATGGCGAACGATGGTTATCCCCATGGACAAAAAAATATTCACAGGAAGAGTGCTTGAAAGTATGGACAAAGAACTTTGCGCGAGCATTACACATAAAGGGTGTGGATAACCATTTTCCGTTTTTGTATGGCAATGAAGTTGAAGGTCTGCCTAAGTGGATTGGCTATTGTATCGGATACCGAATTGTGCTTTCTTTTATTGAAAATGGCGGATCAAGAGAGCACGAACGGCTATTCAAAACACCCTCGCAAAAAATTCTAAAATGCTCTGTGTTTAAAGCTTAG
- a CDS encoding helix-turn-helix transcriptional regulator, whose translation MSAELQKVDVFQAIADPTRREVLQLLSEKNQSIAELSSHFDVSRTAVVKHLTVLTEAGLVHGEKRGREKIYFLQPEPLKELKDWLAYYEKFWYNKLSKLKYAVENDTLNK comes from the coding sequence ATGAGTGCTGAGCTACAAAAAGTCGATGTTTTTCAGGCGATAGCTGATCCAACTAGGAGAGAAGTTCTTCAATTGCTTTCAGAAAAAAATCAATCAATAGCAGAACTCTCTTCCCACTTTGATGTCAGTCGAACAGCAGTTGTGAAGCATCTCACTGTTTTAACAGAAGCCGGATTAGTACATGGTGAAAAGCGTGGCAGAGAAAAAATATACTTCCTCCAACCTGAACCCTTAAAGGAATTAAAGGATTGGCTAGCTTACTATGAGAAATTCTGGTATAACAAATTATCAAAGTTGAAGTATGCTGTTGAAAACGATACTTTAAACAAGTAG
- a CDS encoding SRPBCC domain-containing protein, giving the protein MSNEQKKLPDIIQTVSIDAPIQKVWDYVSTAEGIAEWFMPSDFKLQVGHEFTIQSPFGPSPCKVLEVEEPTKISIQWDTDGWELTFLLRDMGSETEFTVIHGGWKEEGAIVPKAQRPQSAIRDTMNQGWAGIVQKLKQLVEA; this is encoded by the coding sequence ATGTCAAATGAACAAAAAAAATTACCAGATATTATTCAAACTGTATCAATTGATGCACCAATTCAAAAGGTTTGGGATTATGTCTCAACAGCTGAAGGAATTGCGGAGTGGTTTATGCCGAGTGATTTTAAATTGCAAGTAGGGCACGAATTCACAATCCAATCCCCATTTGGTCCATCACCATGTAAAGTACTTGAAGTTGAAGAGCCAACTAAAATTTCGATTCAATGGGATACAGATGGTTGGGAGTTAACATTCCTCCTTAGAGATATGGGAAGTGAAACAGAGTTTACTGTGATTCATGGTGGCTGGAAAGAAGAAGGTGCGATTGTTCCAAAAGCACAACGTCCACAATCTGCAATTCGCGATACGATGAATCAAGGGTGGGCAGGTATTGTTCAGAAATTAAAACAATTGGTAGAAGCTTAA